The nucleotide window AGACAAAGGCGTCCCTGGGCCCGCGAGGCCGCAGCGGCGGGGGGTCCTGTCGCTCCTCCTCCGGGCGGGCGCGGGAGGCGGCGGCCTGCAggtgcgccccccgccccccaaggcAGGCCGGCCTCTCCCTCCTCCgggctctcttccctccctccctccctctgctccagcccctcGGCGGAGCGGCGAGAAAAGGCTTCGGGAGAATTTCCATTAAGTCGGCTCTGCTTCAGAATCTGAGCGGCTGCGACCCCCGCCCCTTCCGCGGAGACAACTTCTCCCGGGTTCTAAAGGCCCGCGGGGACCCGGAATCTCCAGCACAGGACCTTGCTCCGTCTCTCCTGCGGTCCGGTGCCCACGCGGCCGAGCGCTCGGATCCCCGCCCCCCGTCCGTGGCCGGCCGGCTCCCGCCTCGGGCCTGCCCAGGTGCCCAGGGCGGGGATCCGCACAAAAGCCGCAGGGACCCGCAGCTTCAGCACGTACACCCACCAGCACCACATGTGACCCGGCCCCAGCTGATGGAGAGTGAGGATGAGGCCCCCGGCCAGCCCTGGGCCTGCAGGAAGGGGAATGGGCTGAGTGACAGAGCCAAGCAGGTGCTGTCCCCACTCTAACGGGGAGCCCTTGGGTATGGGTGACACCTCGCCCCTGTGCACAATGGAAGCCAGGCTTCCGCAACAAGCATCACCCcatgtcctctcccctcccctctctgttgCAGAgagtacgggggggggggggggggggggaggcggcaTATCTTACCTGTCCAGGGTCTCTGTACCCCAAGGGCTGCCTGGGTGTGCCTCAGAAACCCCAGGTCCTGGCAGgggtggagggctggggaggCAAACCTCTGTAAATTGGCTCCCAGCCTCAATGCTCTCTACCCACACTGGGAATCCCACTCAGCTGCCCAAACTGCATTGCTATACAATTGACACCTGCTCACCCAGCTCTCAGAAGAGAAGCCAGAGTCCTCCTAGGAGCCCACAGCCCCACGCCATCTGACCACCTCCCTGCTCTGGCTGTTCTGCAGTCGCTGGAATACACTCAGTCCTGTactcaccccagggcctttgcaccatCTATGTCTCTGGGGACCTCTCTTTTTCATCTAGGTGCCCCATGTCCTCCTTCAAATCTTTGTTGTCAAAGATTGCTCAAATGTTGTCTTCTCAGAGGGACCTCCTCTGGCCCCTCTGTAAACTGGCAACCCCCTCCCAGCTTTTTCTCCATAGCTCACACGCCCTCTGACATTCTCCAGTTTCCTGGTTGTTAAGTCTGTTTCCCTCTACTAGGTTTCGAGTTCTTTCTGCCCACTGTGTTTCTAGCTGTGTCCTGCATGCTTCCCACGAGGCCCTCCCTAAGTATTGGTTGACAATAAAGTAGTGAATATAAATCCACTATAAATCCGCAGACCACCTTTCCGATCAAGGTCAacccttctcccaccccaccccaaaaccCGTGCACGGCAACAAACTGGGCCACTGTGTATAACATTCTCAACACGTCAGAGGGTCTTTATTTAATCAGTGGAGAAAAACAGCACACCCCACTGTGGCTCCAGACAAGATGAAAAAGTGCTccagcccccccccgccccaaatcaGACACGCATGTCCAAATAACCAGGAAGGGTCACTTCTCACCTACCAGACTGGTACACTTTACAGGGTGGTCGTGGCTGGTGTTGGGCGTGCAGGGGAACGGTGCCTGTGGTGGGAGGGCGGGCAGTGGCCCCGCAGGGCCCTTGCAGGTTCATACTGAAGAGGTATAGCCAGCGAGGACCCTCCAGGCTCCTTGGATGCTGAAACCCAGGTGTAGGTCAGAGGGGTGTTCGGTGCACTGTGACTGCACAGGAGTTGGCCCCAGGGTAGCTGGTGAGACCTTCGCCCTGCCGGCTGGCCCCTCATTCCTTCTCCGTCTTTTTCCCCATGCAGCTTGTGTTGGATGCTCCGAGACACCAGCTGGGAGGAGAGCCACCTCTCTGGCCGGTGGGTTGGCAAGTCGGGGTGGTAGCGCCCCTCACGATCTCCGTGGAGGGGCTCACGGCCACCATGCGACTGGCGGGAGGCAGCCAGGACAGCCCCAGAAATACTTATTAAAGGGCCAATAAATCACAGCTCTGTCCACCTCCCCACGCTCTCCTCTCCGCGTTGCTGCCTGACTTTTTTATATTGATGCGTTTAATTTATCTCTAAAAATGGGCAAGACTGCTTGTTTGATTTCCACAGGGGCCACATGGGGCAGAGAGCTGACAAATTATCTCCTGACCCTGGAAGGCTGATGTAATGGGTCCCCAGCATTGAAGGCCCCGTTTCTGTCTCCCGGATGCTCCTTCGTTTGGCCCTGGGCCATTCCCCCCGTGCAGTATCACCAGAGCCTGTGCTGTCCTTAGCAGCTGGCTCATTTGTCCATAATGGTGGACACCCATGTCCAGAACACCCCTCCAGGCAGCAGTGCCTGGCCCTGGCCTCTCTTGTCCATGCCTCCCAGGGGGGCAGGTAGTCTctgggctgaggtgggggggaTGCTGACCTCTCCTCGGGACCGACGAGGCTGCAGGGACAGTTTGGTTGTTCTTTTGCCGAAATCACCAAGACAGGCAAGACCTGAGAGAATCACAAAAAAGGATTTGTTTTCAGCAAATTAATGTTCTCAGCAGAAAGAAACCTGAAAAGTATCCAAGGGAATTATTCGTCTAAACTGGACGGGTTGAGGCCATAGGAGTCTGAAGGCCTCCGAGAAGGGTTTCCAGAAGAATCCCGGCAGTAGAGCCACGTTCTGCTTTCCAGGTGTGGCCCTCAAGCTGCTTCAATGGACGTGAGGACGGACTtgaggcatcttttttttttttttaatttttttttttaacgtttatttatttttgagacagagagagacacagcatgaacgggggaggggcagagagagagggagacacagaattggaagcaggctccaggctctgaaccatcagcccagagcccgacgtggggctcgaactcgcggaccgtgagatcgtgacctgagctgaagtcggacgcttcaccgactgagccacccaggcgcccccggactTGAGGCATCTTAAGGACAAAACTGgcgagggtgcctggctggctcggtcggggGAGCGTGTGACTCCACCTCGGGCCGTGAGTTCAAGGCGCATGTTAgaggcagagattacttaaagaaataaaatccttaaaaaatacgTAAGTAGACAAATAACAAAACTGCTAATTAGtttctaaaacaaacacatagatggGGGACACAGGCACACCACAGCAGCCATCTATGGTGGGCCAGCTCTAAGATGGCCCCCATGGCCCCACTCCCGGTACCCATGTCCCTGTGGTCCCCTCCCACACCGTACCAGCCGAGGTCTGTGTGACCAATAGAATAGGGCAGAAGCGATGCCATGACACTTCTGAGACCAGGTTACGAGAGATAGGAGGCCccgagtgcctggctggctcagctggaagagcatgtggctactgatctcaaggtcatgagttcgagccccacatcggctgtagagattacttacatatggaaacttagagagagagagagagatgaggccCTCCCTTGGGTCACTCCCTGCACATTGGCGAGGAACGGAGGCCTGCCAACAGCCACACGAGCCAGCTCCGGTCTTCAGAGACCACTGGCCCAGGCCACAGCTTGACCACGGCCTCATGGGAGACCCTGAAGCAGGACCCCCCCGGGGAAGCCATTTCCTGACCCTTGGATACTGTTGCCGCTAAGTTTGGGGGCACTTTGTTGCACTGGCAGGCTGCCAAGAGAAACGGATGTAGCCAGGCATCTACCTTGAGCCCATCATGAAAATGGGAGACGAGGGACCGGCAAGTccatgattttccttttctgacaAGGAGCAGCAGGGGGAGCCTGAATTCAGGGTGAGATCCTGGGCCGGAGCCTCATGGCCCCCTCTCCAGACGTGGCCCAGGCCCTGCAGGGTCCCCTCCGCTGGGAGCTGGCCAGCTGTCTGGTCCCGCCAGCATTTTTCTCATGCAGTGCTCTCTCTGCCCAAGACGTCCTTGGCACTAGAGGGCGCCTGCTCCTGCCCATCCTGTGGGGTGGAGCCGGCCCACGCAGGCACTGCTCCCAACGTGGAGGGGCTGCCCTGCCGGAGGCCTCACCCTGCCCCACGGCTGTGCTCAGCAACAGACCCTGCACCACAGTAGGCATACAGTGGGTGCTTACTGAATGTTTGCTGTGAGTGGGCATGAAACATCAACGTTCagtctgttcttttttaattttataaatcaatgtttatttttgagagagagaggcacagcatgagtgggggaggggcagcgagagggggagacacagaatctgaagcagaccacacggggctcgaacccatgacctgggccgaagtcagacgctcaaggactgagccacccaggctccccgaggtTCAATCTGTTTTTaagcagaaagaggaggggagaggaggggacaaaGCACTTACTAATGCAGACGGGTGGACCCGCATCCCTGGAGCGGGCACTCCAGCATCAggagcgccccccacccccaccccggacccCCGGATGTGCAAACTGAGGCCCCGGGAGGCTGAGTAACGGGACCAAGAGGGCACAGCTGCGAAGCGGCAAAGCCCGGATTCAGACCCCACCGCCGGCTCTGGAAATCGGCTCTGAACCGCTGGGGGCTTCCCGCCGCCTTCCCCCCTGCCACCCGCACGCCCGCGCGGGCTGCCTCCCTGCAGGTGATTGGCCAGACCGTGCGGGCCTCCGCCAATCAGAACACAGCTCCCTCTGACTCTGGGTCGGATCCCGGGGGATCCCTTGGAGCAGAGATGTTTATTTCCACGCGCGGCAAGCTGGCGTGGACGCGCGGGGCGCGTCTGGGGTGTGCAGAGCCGAGAAACCCCGTGCGGCCCTGTTCACACTGCCTGGAGCCTGTGGTTCCCTGAAGCCTGACGCAAAACCATGGCCGAATATgaccttccacccccacccctgcagctcgGCCTCGGCCAAACACAGACGACTTTGTATCTGGAGGTAGTGATAGAAAAGACTCCAATTTGGGGGGATCACTAGCAGCTGCACCGAGAGTTTGGGGCCCACAGCAGAGGGTTCAAGGGCAGGAGACCCCACAACCGGAGCACCCTGGGTATACCTaggctgggagcctgcttccttGGGTTGCTGCCCACCTACCAGGAAAGGCGCTCAGGCTTCCTGCGGCTTCGGTGGGCTGCCCAATCTCATCTGCCaaactgtcttttctcattttgtttcccAGTGCGGGGTATCACCACCAAGAATCTGGACCGAGGACATAGCCTGAAATGGCTGCGTAAGGGTTTCCCTAAGCCACCACGCATcgtgtgtatgcatgcatttcTCTGCAGAGGCaagtccccggggggggggggggggcggggaggggtggatgGCATGGCAATTAGGAATAAATTCAGCTGCAGGTAACAGAAAACCCAATTCACAGGCGATCCGACGCATAGGGGTTTATTGTCCTGGTATAACCAGAAATGTAGACGTGGGGGCTGTCCTCGGCCAGGACCAGACTCTTTTAGTCTTTCTACTCCCACGCCTGTAGTAGGTGGGTCTGAGCTTTGGTCTTCACGGGTTGCAAAGTATTCGCCGGAGCCTCAGACATTGTTCACAGCCCTCACcacagtgaaagagagagaaagaatggaaagaaaggaggaagaggctggGCGGGTCACATCTGTCCCCTTTTATGGCCAGAGAAACCTGTCCAAGAAGCCTCTGCAGCAAATTCTCCCCGAGGCCTTTTGGCCAGAACAGGCCGCTGGACCTCCCACCACGTGAGGGACTCGAGACAGCCAGGAGCCAGCTGGCCACGGTCGGCATTAGCCAAGCATCCCCCAACCCTGGGGCTCAGCAGTCCCAACAGAAGAATGGTTCCGTGGGCAAGAAAACAGTGGGAGTCCAGATCGGGCGGGCAGCAGGCTGCCACCAGTGGGAAGGCCCTGGCATGTTCAGGCAGaagaggaatcttttttttttttttttaattaagattgtatttttaaataacctcGACACCTAACTTGAACTTGGAGCTTGAACTTCCAAACCTGAGATCGAGTCTTCATACTCTACCCACGGAGCCAGCAGGGTGCCCCAGAAGGGGAATTTTTTAACAAGATATTGGGAGGCTCACAGGTTACCCAGGGGACCAAGATCAAGGACGGTGTGGTCGGCCAGAAAGCCCAACACACTGCCGCAGGGCCGGACAGGTGAGCACAGCCCTGCTGCTGCCTCCGGGCACCTCGGCACAGAAGGCTACAACCAAGGCCACACGCCGGACATCCACCGGGCCCACTGCCAGCCCTGCTGTCACCCCCGCCACCGCCCACGGCCAGCGCGGGTCCTATGCCGCCTCTATTCACGGTGTGAGTCGAGGCTGGAGGTGGGCGCACCAGGTTGGTGGAGCCCGGACCACTGACCTCACGTGAGAAGGAGGTTCTTAACCTATTGGACATAAGCCGGCACAGCATTTTGGAAAGCAGTTCGGCAATACATACGGATAGCCTCCAAATGGCCACCCCCTGTGGCCCAGCAACATCACGCTAGGTAACCTCTCTTAAGGatgggggtggcagtggggagcctcGACCACTCACGCCATCACAGAAGGGTTGATTTTAGCCATAGCACGTGGCAGCAGCCGACGTGTGCAGCGAGGCGAGGGCGTGAAGCTCGGCCCAGCCACCTTACAGAGAATATTTAATACGCCGGGGAAATGCTTGCATCGTGACGGCAAGTGAAAAGGACGGAATGTACCTGGGGTTGTCTTGGCAAAGTCTGATGAAGTGTTATTTACTGAGAGCAAGAAACCAATTACCCAGGCTTTTAGCTTAGCTGGCAGGAAGTCTTGTTTCAATAGAAAGTTCCCCCATGAAAATTAGGAAAAGGCTTAACATGCAAACGCCCTCGGAGAAATCTCAAGGTTGGTTGGCTGAGAGGTCGGAAGAAGCGGACGCTCCCAGACAAGTTCACAAAGGTGCGTAAGTAAGAATTCCCATCCTTATGTTGGGGGCAACAGTAAGAAACGTGAAGCCATCTCAGCAGCCATCAGGGAGAAGCAGTTACCTGGCAGTAAATTTCCATAGCAGAATACTACACAGCCATGAAGAAGGTATGTCTGAACATATGGACGCGGAAAGGTGTCACTAGCATgttgataaaagaaaaatctggggcgtctgggtggctcagtcggttaagcgtccgactttggctcaggtcacgatctcgcggtccgtgagttcgagccccgcgtcgggctctgggctgaccgctcagagcctggagcctgcttcggattctgtgtctccctctctctctgcccctcccctattcacgctctgtctctctctctctcaaaaaataaataaacattaaaaaaaaattttaaagaaaaatcagatcaTGGAAGGATACATCCTTTACGTGTAAAAATATGTTACTGTGCACATTACCAAGTATAGAGGGGACTTCTGTCTCCCGCCGTCATGGGTTCACTGGTGTGGGATTTGTCCTCGTGCCATAAGCAACTAGGACActgccaagaaaaaaatatatgtagcgACTTTCTTAAGACATCCGGCAATAGACAGCCCAGGACTCAGATCcctaagagaagaaaacagagatgtGAGCCGTACAACGACCTCGTCTTTCTGCCTGGCAGTACGCTCTGGACTGAGACACAGAAGACAGAAGTCTCCTGAGTTGAGACACAGAGACTGGAGTGTGGCGAGGCAGACGCGATTGGAATTAGCAGGGCAAGGTGCTAAGTGGGAGTCACTATGCAGAGAACAAGCTCCAGAAATCTGTGCAGAGGTTCCCTTACGGCTTTGGTGAATTTTAAACTGTGCTTGTGTACGAGGAAATCCCATGAGACTCACCAAAGAGTGGTTCCTGGAGAATTGTAGCGCTGAGCAAGTCCCAGAGCTCACATGGGACAGAGAGACGTCTGGGCTCCCGACGGACCTCATTAAGCATCCAGGGCATTTCACGGAGGTTTCATAATAGCCACGTTAGTAGCAGGGCTAAACTGTCCCCGCATAAAAGGCTAATCCAGACTCACTctaacaaagttttaaaaacctcaaaaaggggctcctggcgggctcagtcgtagagcacgcgactcttgatgtcagggtcgtgagttcgaccccccacattgggtgtagagattacttacaaataaaatctttaaaaataaatgaatggggtgggcgcctgggtggcgcagtcagttaagcgtccgacttcagccaggtcatgatctcgcggtctgggagttcgagccccgcgtcaggctctgggctgatggctcagagcctggagcctgtttccgattctgtgtctccctctctctctgcccctcccccgttcatgctctgtctctctctgtcccaaaaataaataaacgttggaaaaaaaaaattaaaaaaaaaaaaacaaatgaataggggcgcctgggtgccttagCTGGTTaggtatccaactttggctcaggtcatgatctcacagctcatgaatttgagccccacatcaagctctgtgctgacagctcggagcctggagcctgcttcggattctgtgtctccctctcattctgcccctcccctgctcacactctgtctctcaaaaatgaataaatgttttaaaaaatttaataaatgaataaataggctTCAAAAAAGATCAAACTGCCTTGCAAGTAAGTTGATTCCTGTCAAAACAAACTtcaacattcttttttcccccaaacttcaacattcttacaaaaaaaagagaCGAAATCCAGAGATTCAATAATTTAACTTTACAATGTCCAGCATTTGATGAAAAATTACCAGACATGTGTAAGCAGAAAATGTGAtccataattagaagaaaaatcagtcaatACGAAGAGACCAAGACAGGTGAGAGAGAGCGGAATTAGcggatatttaaaaatagatgttatATATAGATGTTCATGAAtttgaaacaaaacatgaacataaggaggagaaaaagagatgaTATAAAAGAAGCCAAATGAAACGTCTaatgctgaaaaatacaatacctcaaaataaaaatgaactatagggACCTAAAAGCAGAGagacaagcaaaacaaaagactGGTGAACCCGAGATCACaacaatagaaaatattcaaactaaatcacaaagagaaaaaaatgtgaaaaatgaacagaaacttAGTGACCCGTGGAACTATAGCAATCAGCCTAACGTATATGTAATGggaagtggttttttttaatgtttatttatttttgagagagagagagagagagagagagagcaaaagcatgagcgggagaggggcagagagagagggagacacagaatctgaatcaggctccaggctccaagctgtcggcacagagcccaacgtggggctcgaacccacagaccgcgagatcatgacccgagccgaagtcgggacgctcaactgactgagccacccaggtgccccagtgggaagcttttttaatgttttatttttatttttaagagagaaagagcaccagtgggggagggggagagagagggagaccgaggatctgaagtgggctctgtgctgacagcagcaaactgtgtgagataatgacctgagctgatgtcggatgctcaaccgatcgAGACACCCAGGCGATCCTGCAATtggaatttgaagaaatagtggctaaaatttttctaaatttgttgaAAACTGTCAAGGCACAGATCCAAAAATTTGACAAATCCCAGCAAAgtaaagataaatgaaaccatgCCAGGGTACATCTGACTCAAATTTTTGAAAACCAGTAATAAAAAGCGAAAATGCTTAAAAGCATCCAAAGGTGTgtagggagtgggggaggggcgtgtTTTATTTAGGGAAACAAAGGTAAGAATGACTACTGACTCATTGTCAGAAACAATGAAAACCAGAAGACAATGTAACGGCATGTTTAAATTGCTGAAAGGAAACAAACCCTATCACcttagaattctgtatccagagAAACTGCTCCTCCAAAAGGAAGGCAAACAAAACTTTTTCAGAAAGACAAAATGGAGATCCTTCTTGCCAGCAGACTTGCGCTACAagaaatatcaaaggaaaaagatatatggggtgcctagctggctcagttggtggcacACGCAACTTTCATCTccgggttgtaagttcaagccccacgttgggtgtagagattatttaaaaaagtaaaatattaaggggctcctgggtggctcagtcggttgcgtgtccaacttcggctcaggacatgatctcacgg belongs to Acinonyx jubatus isolate Ajub_Pintada_27869175 chromosome E1, VMU_Ajub_asm_v1.0, whole genome shotgun sequence and includes:
- the LOC113597004 gene encoding uncharacterized protein LOC113597004, with the translated sequence MGSTCGPAGASGGPPVADPRPPGSSGFPRRVRPCPVLGVWTRSCFLTGCGPEVLQVHGPSPSPAGPASLPRVSARPPLLGPGHPNSPTRSGSRRRCSAREGHYCRRTSASLQKRDAKFTRRPPRSAEGDIWLRILRRAGRGSLHPKTKASLGPRGRSGGGSCRSSSGRAREAAACRCAPRPPRQAGLSLLRALFPPSLPLLQPLGGAARKGFGRISIKSALLQNLSGCDPRPFRGDNFSRVLKARGDPESPAQDLAPSLLRSGAHAAERSDPRPPSVAGRLPPRACPGAQGGDPHKSRRDPQLQHVHPPAPHVTRPQLMESEDEAPGQPWACRKGNGLSDRAKQVLSWQGWRAGEANLCKLAPSLNALYPHWESHSAAQTALLYN